The Triplophysa dalaica isolate WHDGS20190420 chromosome 20, ASM1584641v1, whole genome shotgun sequence genome segment taaccgattcttttataataaacaatccAGGTTTAACCCCATTTTCCTTTCTCTGATTGATATAACCAGAGTTTTAAAAGACTGTTAAGAAATATCAAAACAGTCTTCGAGTTGAGCCTTTCACATAAGCTAATGCTTGATTTTTGTCACTTGGCAATGTTCAACTCTACTtcctgtgttgttgtttttggcctcttttacataaaaattaCAACAGGAGTATACGGCTGATATATTACCTAATATTAATTGTACGATTTTTACCAGTTACCAAATTACAAAGGTACTGCATAACAGAAATGACCCCAATATCTTTATCAAGATGACAGCTTCTGTGCATTCAAAACAATGCAGCAAGCTTCAAAAAAACGAGCCACGTTTCATATTTTGCACTTTACTCAGTGGTGCAGCATCAggaaacagagaaaaacagTCTAAGAAAACAACAGTGCAGCACTAACACATCTAAGATGTTTAAGGCTTTTGTGCAGCAGTTACGACATGCACCATTTGCTGTAGTTTCATAAACGGGGCCCTGGACCGCAGAGACCAGGATGCATGGTCTGATCCTACTGCCTGTCCTCGTGTCCTAGTGTGTCATTGAAATGCTAAAGGTTCGTGTGACGTCAGTACCTACAAAGGTACAATCCACATCAACAAGTCATTATATCAACGTTGACATCGTCGCTGCGACATTTTCCCGACGATTTTAACCACAGGAATCCCTCTTTAACAAAGCTGTGGTGTCACTTTACCTTGTAGATGTACCTTTCCGCACATCACATATACTGCATTTGAATGCCTCTGCACTGTTTTTGAAGGTGCAGACGCTACAGTCCCAAAATCCGTTGTCTGCAGAGGGCTTGGCTTGTCTTTTTGGCCTACGAGATTTAAAGGAAAAAACTGTCAGGTTATGAAAACAGCACACTGCACCCTTATAAGTGCGAGTGTCATCGTGTGCACTTCATGCTATGCGCCGTGTACTGCGCTAGGAAGCCCGAATTAAGCGCAACCTAAAAGACGCCCGTCCTCCACAATTACCCTATCAGGCTCTCAATTTCACTCTTTTGCGTGCCTATACGGCAAACAAGCTTGTGCTATCGACAAGAAAAGCGAGAGAAAAGAAGAGAGGAGGCGTTTCCTAAATTCCCTTTGTCTAAAACTGGATACCGGGAGTCATGCAAGGCTCCGTATCCGCCATGGCTGCGCTTTTTCTGTTAAATCCGATCGGGAAAATAAGTAGACTACAGCCCCGTTGCACGGGCATTCCCCGAATGGACACAGACATGCAATATGCTTTTTGAAAATACAGATCAAACGAGATGTTTCAGTACCTGGATGGGCTTTTCTTGTCGCCCATAATGGGAGAAACACCGTCTTCCAGAGGAGGGGGCTTCTGTAATTTACAGTGTGAGCTCCAGACAGAGCCGCTGCTGCTGTTATCGCACACTTGCACTCGCTGACCGCTGCAGCGCAAGGCGTCGGTCCGTCACGTGGCCTCGTCTTTAGCCAATCACGTCGCTCCCGCATTTAAAAGTCAaagatattttattaagaaatgaaGTGACGGTCATTGTGGACggcattcattcattctcacCAATGGAAGAACGCTTTCATTTTGGCACGtgtatgaatataaaaattaatttgtgtctGACAGTATTTTAGTATGACTGTGTGATTAACCTAAATGAATATTTCCCACTCTgtcaacaatattccagaaaaaaacaaattgatcaaaaaaagtaaaaccTTGTTCTCATTACATAAACTGTTATTATAATCTAATGTCATCTCATGAAAGCCCAATTATAGAAATTGTGGTAATTACTTCCTTGATGTAAGAAACTGAAAGATCCCATTGCAGAAAGACTAGGATCAGAGTGAATACTGAGTCACAGACCCTCACACAACTACAGCCCGTGCATACAACTCTGCTTCTGAAATCACATTCAGGATTAAATTTGACAGCGGACTGGACAGTTGGACATGCTTTGAAAATATTCTGAGAAATAGGACATTTTATAAGCATCAATGATAATTTGAACATGGTGAACAATTTATTCCTAGTGCATACAGTGCGTCATTCTGGTTAGACTTTATCACTGCTTGATGACAAgtgaagagttaatttgcaaaaaccacaacaataaatacatatttttttattgtcgattccaattaatataaatcaaactgcagctgGTTGTTTCAAAGTAATATCAACACAACGCAAACTTCACgtgtttccaaaaatgtaaaatgactgATGTAGACATTTTCCCACTTGATTTCCCTTAGCTACTGTATGCTTTATTGTGTGGAATTGATAAATTAACTATTGAAGCctaaatgtaatatgcaaatCCAAAGTTGCCCACTTTGGCTTTCTGACTGGAATGAGATTTAGTtatttaatacataataataataatttaagtgGACATGTCAAGtatactactactactactgataataataataatgttattattattcattcatACCTTTGGGGGTGGAGTGTTAAAAAGCTTTCTAGCATAGGGGTCTCAGAACTGTGCATATTTTGTGTGGTAGGCACACTTAATGCCACGGTGGTGTTTGTAAATGAAGTGGGCATTTTCCCATTGTTCTTCACCTCCAGTGCAGAAGTTAAACCCCATGAAATAGTACAGTGCATTCAAGTCACTTCAGTGTTTCATGAAttcataaaaaactatttatcatggttttgtaaaaaaagGTTGATAAAACTATGTAAAGAGGGGTACAAAATGATACAAATGCTTtatgattaaataataaagttaatcaTTAGACATTTTGTCAGACCAATTTAGCCTCtgtcagaaaaaaatcatattaaactTGCCATGCTGTATTTACTCTGATTTGATTTGGGCAGAGAGAGCATGTGTTTGACATTGGCACCTAAATGTGATAGAATGCGACGCCGTTGCAATAAAGGATTGACCTGCAGTGCTCAAAACCTGTGCCAGGTAAGGCCGGTCTGTCAGGTGATTGAAGAGGTTTGGGCATGGGCACTAAACCCCAACTTGGCCAGCATCAGGTAAGGTCAGCAAAGCAGATTTTAACTGGGATGGTACAGTTAGTGAAACTTTTTTGTGGTTTCTGACCTATTTTTCCCTCACAGACACATCTCATACacataaattaatatacaaCTAAAGTATATTGGCATCTTGCCAGCATTTGTAAACGTGTCCGGTCAGCGTTCGAAGTCTTTTGGCGCGTGCTCGACAGCAACAGTCGGGCAGGTAGTGACGTCACCGGCGCCATATTAAAGATTTGCTGCTGTTTTCTCCGTGTCGCTGTTGCCATCTTTCTGTTGCCAGCTGGACTCAGTGAGACCAGAGAGTAGCAAGCATACCTCCACCATGGAAATCGACACACTTCTGGGAGCCTTTAGAGGTACCACAAGCAGTATTCGATATGTGTTTCACAATAACAAAACAGGTTTGGGAAATGGGTTCGCATGTAAGCTACGCTAGGTGATCAAACTAGCACCCGATGCTAGCTGCCGGGAAAAGCTCGAGGCTCACTGGCAGTTCACATCCATTTGCTCCTAACAATATATAGAAAGTGTGCTCGATCTCGTATATGTACCGGGTTGGAAGTAAATAAACTGGCGTGTTTCCTTAGTTATATACAGAAAGCCGGCTAGCTGTGATCATACGCGGGTGTGTGTGTAGAACAGAGCACATAATACACTGATTTTATCATGTAACGTTACTGTTTCGGAAACCGCTTTGTTGAATGACTTAAACAAATCTGTGTCAGCATAAAAGTTTGTTGGGCGCGtacttgtgttcatttatttgaGTGCCCTAGTGATGGTATGAAACTGTTATGTTATGATTTAGCACATGAGGTATGGTGTCAAAATAAGTGCACTTTTCTTACAGCTCATTGATGTGATCATGTGTTTAACAACGCTGTTTGTTGACTTTTGTCACTGTAGATTTTGAGAAGAATGGAGAAAAGGAAACCTGTCCGATTTTGGATCAGTTTTTGTGTCATGTTGCAAGAACAGGAGAAACTATGTAAGTTCAACACTTGCAGACACATAGTCACAGTGGGGTTTAGTTTTATCCTCTCTGGATAAACTTGCGTTTAATCTGGTTTCCAAATCATCCTCTGATGTTAGGTGTCCTCTCCTTAAAAGTCTTTTAAAGCAACCATTGGTCATTCagtgatgattttttttaaatctttttacgTAATTTGgtgacaacattttatttgtcgttgttaaaatacattacatatgATAATGCttgtaaaatctgtttaaattatatgaaaacatatttaaaaactgaaaatgatatAACCAACACACAAGAGCTGCTATGGAAGCACTTAgactaaaaatgacaatgtcaGATTTCATCATCAGATGTAAAACCTACAATTAatgttaaagataaaaaatatgtatacatatgtacaaaatatgtttgaaaacaCACAATCAAAGAAGTTGAATTGGTCACTCAAGACTTGGATATTAATTAAAAGGTGAAGAACCATCAGACATGTGAGTTTAGTAAGATTCCATTTTGTCATTCATTAATTCAAAAAATTCTAGCGAGATCTTAGATTTcttatattgaaataaaagtgttttttatcaattttaataaataagctTCTTATTGATCtggtattttttgttttatattcttatAAGCACTGTTGAGTTATCGTGTAATGATTTTAGTTTGTGATGTTTTAGTTGGTGTTATGGTGTAAAGTTGTGATTCTGAGTTCGCCATAAATAACCTTTAGTGCTGATAtggcaataaaaatataaaagaatataaCTGGCATACATGTttaacattcattcatttcctgagagaaagaaagcattACCCTCTTTCTTGTCAGTTTCTCTGCTATCTGCATTCATCTAAAACTTCACTGAACAatactttaaaaagtatttaaaccATTCAGTTAAATCATTTGAATCGATACAATATGcatatttgtgatatttcaatatttgtatGCTTCTTGCAGCCCTAGTATGATTGTATTAAAGTATTTAGTAACAAGTCCATTTTCTTTTGCAATTTAATGCATCCTGTCTCGCAGATCCTTTTATCCATCAGGGATCTGTGGGCTGGAGCTCTGTTAATGTACCTCTTACTTTGTGTACATTTTACAATTATCCATAAATAAACGTCATCATATAATTGAAATCACTCTACATCCTTAGGATTCAGTGGTCCCAGTTTAAAGGCTACTTTCTCTTCAAACTTGAGAAAGTGATGGATGATTTTAAAGCTTCATGTCCAGAGCAACGAGGACCTACCAATCCAAACGTTGAGTACATTCCTTTTGAGGAGATGAAGCAGAGGATTCTCAAAATTGTCGATGGATACAACGGGTAAGTATGAGTGGTGGAGCTAATTCAGGTAATATGAAGTGTACTGAAATGTAAGAGGAATTTTGTCCCATTGTGTTCTCggttgaatgtgtttttttccccaGGATCCCTTTTACTATTCAGCGTCTTTGTGAGCTTCTAACTGAGCCAAAAAGAAACTACACAGGAACAGACAAGTTTCTCAGGGGCGTGGAGAAGGTGGGTTGTGTTCTTAGGAATAATTCACTTGCttttaacttcattttgtgCCAAAAACGCATAATTTATTCAggtttataaacatttacagtaaactgGGATTGATGCTGATGAAACCTTTCTgaaaattgaacattttaaaataaaactaagtgacactggacaacaaaaccagtcttaatggtcaatttttctaaattgatttatggtttgttaggaGGGATGATATATGGCCGAGatgtaacattttgaaaatctggaatctatGAGGGTGCAAAAGTTTTTAATGTAactctttccttgaagcatgtatgtaaaatgcattataaaagtagttttaaagcgttgtaatgcaccttttaatgcattgtaatgtgttataaataattgttattacagttaatacattaacaGTTAGCATTTATtgtaacacacattttaaattggttataattctttacaactacatataatgcattacaacacacattatgaggaattatattgcattttactctttaataacgcttcataatgcattatacatatatgctttaaggaaagtgttaccaaattaaatattgagaaaCCTTTAAAGTTGACCAAATGAAGTCTTACTCTTAGCAAAgcatattactcacaaaaatatatattattatataacttcatggaacatgatctttacttaatatcctaatgaattttggcataaaagaaaaatagatcattttgaATTCGCTGAAATTGTTCCCGTTCTACCTAAGACTAGTTTTGTGGTACAGGGTcacatacagtgagggaaataattatttcactcactgaaatgcaaatagatttataacctttatataaaaaattcacaagatttttttaatattctgtctctatcagttaaaataaacctactaTACAAatatagacccttcatttctttgtaagcaggcaaacttacaaaatcagcaggggatcaaataattatttccgtCACTGTATTTCAGTATTGTATCAATCCGCACTCTTTGTGGTACATTTTTTTTGcttacagaaaaaaaagtcaTGAAGATGAAATAACTTTGTCATTGAATGCTATCGAACACTTATATATCCAAAACTGCTACTTTGTAGGAAATAAAAACCACAGCATTTTCAATAATTAAACAAGCtcttaacaattattttattgaataaatgtttgcaaaacccacagacaaacatgaagggtgaccaatagtaatgatttataaaaaaactcatGACAATCGGACATACACGTTTTTGGTCCGACTGCAACAATATGCTTAAGACTATAGTATGGTGTCAAAAATGCTCTTCTCAGCGCATCATTAATGTTCGTTGCTTAATCTCAAACACATTGTTCTTTTCAGAATGTGATGGTGGTCAGTTGCGTGTATCCTACCTCAGAGTGAGTTTCATACTTTTCGTTTTACTTTGTTACTTACGCCGATGCACGTCATGTGTTGAAAAATAGTTATTCTGCCCTTAAGACCGTTGTTCATCTTTGTGTTTGAAGGAAAAAAAGTTGTGTAAACAGAATGAATGGGGTCATGTTCCCTGGCAACACTTCCGCTTTTACTGATAGGTGAGTTTATCATTTCAACACCATTATGTAGACTTTAAATGGTCTCCTGGGTCAGCAACATTTTGGATTGAATTGAATCGCGGAATGCCAGGCAAGCTTTCAAGAGACACTAGGTGATGGACTTCATTTAACTGTCGGgtaaatgatgtgtttttgaTTTGTCTCTTATAGAAATGTGAATGGTCCAGGTACTCCCAGACCACTAAACAGACCAAAACTCTCCCTGTCCAGCAGCGTAGCTACCAACGGCCTTCCCGACAGCACAGAAAGCAAAGAACAATCTCCTGACCAATCAGAGAGAACATCCAAGTAAGTCTAACAATGTACCCTACTCGTGACTGTATGTATTGGGGTTCAGTCTTAcgtgttttttattgtagtgAGTCCTCAGCATCGGAAGCAGAAGTTTCACAGGGTGGTTCAGTAAAAAGTAAACACCGTGAGGATGAGGATGATACAAACGCTGAAACACACGAAGCAAAGAGGCTCAAGTTTGACGATGAAAACTACGAAGATGAAATGGAGAAGAAGCAGGAGGGAAAGGAGTCGCCATGTTCGACAGCAACAGAGAGCTCGCCGGATATGCCGCAGTCCTCATCAGACGTCACTGCAGAAGTTAAGGATAACAAACGGGATGAATTCAACGCTGAAGATCAAGGTATGCGCCTCATCTTTCATAACCTAGCTTTGTACTTTTTGCTCATCTATAAGGTTACACCAGCACCACTATTGGGAACAGGTTTTGGGATAGTTCGCCTAAAATTGAGAGTGGAacgcaaaattatattttggtgACTAATCGGTCGTGTCTGACAGCCGTCACTTTTAATGAATGGAAAagatgcaatagaagtgaatggtgactgaaGTGGTCTGTGCAAATCATTTCATGTACAATACAGCACAATGCATTTGTATTGTCAGAGTCCTCCCATGAAGGCCAGCGGCAGCTGTTTACTACAGTCTCTCATAATGATGACTCAGAAAAACaggctaaaaataaaaactgctgTACAATTCATTTTCACTTCTCTTTATGTTTTTGTCACTTTGGCGTTGCAACCCAATCTTTAAATACTGATATATTATACATCCTGTTTGCATATCAGCAGCTGTTGGAGATCTCGCTGCATATATGACATCTCTGCTCCTCTCTCCACAGAACCCTCTAGCACACAGTCTCCTGAAAACGGGTTTGATAGATCCTCTTCAGAAGGTTCACCCAGCCCTTCACACAACGAGGAATCTGACCCACCAGAACAGGAGCAGCCGAAGAGGGAAGAGAGCGCTGAGGCGCAGCAAACAGGGGAGAGAAACGACCCCGTAAGCAGTAGCAGCAATAATAGCAGTGAAGAGGGACCGTCCAGTCCAGAGTCTGGGTCTGCTTGTCCCAGCAGTTCCACAGAGCTGACAGCAGAGGGCAGTAGCACTGCAGACATCAACTCGGACAGCTCAGACACTGCAGAAGACACCATGGAACAAGAATGAAGCGCGTCGATTTTTACACTGTACTGTACAAATCCCTAAAACACTTATCCTAAAAAGTGAGCTGATCTTTTACAAAAACTGGGCAGGAGTGTTCTAGAGGTGTCTTGAAAGGCCTTGCGAGGGATCTTCTTACGACCCATCCTCTTTTTATAAGAGGGTTTTCCAAAAAACACCTTGAAAAAACTGAAAGCTGATTCTTTTTGATGGTTTACAGGAGCGTTTATCATTGGATAACATTCTCTAATGCTGTACTCATCATGGGCATCATCATCTCCACACCAACACGTTCTAAAGCTGTCAGAAAATCACACGACTGTCTTTCCCACGATTCTGTGAAATAGTGACGAATCTTTGGTCAGAGTATGTGTCCTAAGTGCGTATGCTTTAGTTTATCGAGGTTGGTGTCCGTAAGAAGGTCCCGGGATTCACTTTGACTGGCAAACCAATGTCTAAACATTCCAGGAGAAACACCCCTAGCTCAGACTGCCTTTCGCATTCATCCGGTTGCTATTGGCACGGAGTGCACCATAGCAGCATAAGACATCGATTTTTCGTTCTTTTTTTGCGAGTAGTTTGTTCTAACGTTTATTTTTAGTACCTATGATTTTAACTGCCTTCCCAGCATTTCACTGAAATTTATTTAATCCACTGGTGCTGGTAAATAGATACTAAAATTGACTTATGTCATTTTCCATGCATTAGATACTCAAGTGCTGTTGGTTGCAACGTTATGGTAATGTAATATTGTGAGCCTGTCTTTTCAAACAAGACCTAATGTGCTTAACCACTATCGAGCCATCCTAATTTTGTTACAAgcttttcattttccttttcaCCGAACAATGGCAGACAGCTGTGTTTCAAAAGGTTTCAATGAGCAACACTTTGTCAACACCAACtcttaaactgtatttttttccttCACCATGTATACAGGCTGTCCGACCCATGCCTATTTTCACTTTTTGATATTTagaatttttaaattaaagtagATTTTGTAGATTGTAATAAGTGTTCACTGCTTTTGTGAAAAGTGAATCTGTATGATTTCAATGTGAACTGAATGCTTGGGCTTTCAGCAGAATTTCTGAAGAGCAATAAACGTTCACAACAAAAGCAGCGATATGCATAATCTATGGCAACTCTACATTTCAATTGAATGAAACACCTCGGTTTATGATTTCATACTTTTAGACACAGATGCAATGAATGGTTCATCTTCaggaaacatttttgtacaattaataaaacaaaactttaggCTGTTTGAATAAATTGATCCCAGCCATGTTTAATGAATGAGTGATATGCAAATAATATAAACCAACAAGTTACATAAAATCTGGTTTTACACATACAACtgttaaattcaataaaatatttaagtagaAAGTGATTTGGTGCAAGTGCAACCCCAAGTTGTGTAGTCTCTCaggaaaaaaatctgacatgaaatCAATTGATAAAGTGGTCTCTGTAAACTTTTATAATGGTAACTCTAAGGtgcggtttcctggacagggattATATTAAACCAGGAGGACTAGGCCTCAGCGACAATAAAACACCTTGAGACAAGGGTCTTCAATCATGCTCTGGGGCCcactgtcctgcagagtttagctccaaccatAATCAAGCACACCTAAACCAGCAAAATCTTCAGgatcacttaaaaaaagatCTAGGTCTTGAGACAAAGAAACACTGCTGATATACCGGTATTGTATGATATGAGTCTgggttttcctgtagctcagcggtaagagcaatggttaacaacgcaaggttgtgggttcgatcccaggggattgcaaatacctatgtataaatgtataggataatgcaatgtaagtcgctttggataaaagcgtctgccaaatatgtAATTGTAAAGCCCTCTTCGAGAAACCGCCCCTAAATGACTTGCCTCTTCAAATGAGGCACGACTTCCCGCACCAACCTACAATCAAATTTACGCAGTAACCCTATAAGTGCCGTAAACCGAACAATCCCTTACACTGTAGTCACCGAAAGAAAGGAATTATATAGTTTTGTCCCATCCGTTGACCTTGTACCATGTGTCAGCAGCTCCTGAATGGTCATCCAGTTATCAAGAATCCTCTTATTCCTTCTCCTCGTCATCTTTTTGTGGCTGAGCTGAATAATATCTGGTGTCTTCTTGTCATCCCTAGCACCACCCAGCTCAATACGACCCTGCTTGATCAGTTCCCGCCTTTGCCGTTGTTCCTTCGCATGTACTATGTGCTGCTTGCGCTCCTCCCTGTTCCAGTATCGACCCAGTTTGAGATCGCTCGCTGCATCGTCATCAGTTGTCATGCTAAAGCGTTCTTCACGAATGCGCGATGCGCGTTCCTTCAGCAGCTGATCCCTTGTAGGTCTTTTGGTGATGTACCGTGTTCCGTTGCTGCAGATTTTTACCTTCCACTCCATCTTGGGCCTGGAGAAACAGGGAGTTGGGTTCTTACAAAGGCTGGCTAAGCTGATTTGACTCTGGACGTACTCGACAGCTGACTTTTGCTGGATAAGGTGCATGTAGCTTTTGTAATGTTGGGCGTGGGCTGGGATATATAGGGATTGACATTTCCCTGGGGTCTTCTTGACATTCTGCATTGTTTTTGGCCCATTCAGGACCTCTGGATTCCCTTGAGGAGAGTGACTTTTGGAGCTGGCCTCTTGAATTGGAGAAAGGGGATGCTTGGGGCATGGTTTGGATGAGTTGCGTCCATGCACAGGAGAATTTATTCCCTTGTCTTTGGTAACCATACTCTGAAAGTCAGGAGAAAGTTCTTCACGAGGAGGGATACTCCGACCACTTTCTCCGGTGTTGTAAGCACTAGAGCTTTCCTTGTCCGCTTGCTTCCCGTCTTGATGGACTTTTCCCACACTTGTCAAGTGCTTTGTACCAGAATCATTGCTCGATGGTTCAGCTTCTCCAGTTCGAAGActatgtgcctgtatgatgcgTAGACACTCTAGCTCGATTTTCAGCAGTTCCTCATTGAGCATCTGAACATCCAGTTCTTCACTGTCCAAACTAACATTTTCTCCGTAAAGCTTGGCATCAGGCTCCTGGTATCCACAAGGATTGCTTCCATTCGCCGTGCATTTCAGTTCAAGCAGTTCCCGGAAGTGTTTGCACACCATGCCAGGCGAATCCAGGAAACTTCTGCCGTCTCCATTGTCAACAAACAAGGAGGAGTCATGACTTAGATGTGTGTCTCTACTTTCTATAGTGTCTTGGCCATAGTTAAATTTTTTGTGGTTTCCCGGAAGAGTGTCACAAACAGAAGTCACGTCGTCACCCAAGATGTCCTGCTCGGAGCTTTCATCATTACGAG includes the following:
- the ppp4r2a gene encoding serine/threonine-protein phosphatase 4 regulatory subunit 2-A; translated protein: MEIDTLLGAFRDFEKNGEKETCPILDQFLCHVARTGETMIQWSQFKGYFLFKLEKVMDDFKASCPEQRGPTNPNVEYIPFEEMKQRILKIVDGYNGIPFTIQRLCELLTEPKRNYTGTDKFLRGVEKNVMVVSCVYPTSEKKSCVNRMNGVMFPGNTSAFTDRNVNGPGTPRPLNRPKLSLSSSVATNGLPDSTESKEQSPDQSERTSNESSASEAEVSQGGSVKSKHREDEDDTNAETHEAKRLKFDDENYEDEMEKKQEGKESPCSTATESSPDMPQSSSDVTAEVKDNKRDEFNAEDQEPSSTQSPENGFDRSSSEGSPSPSHNEESDPPEQEQPKREESAEAQQTGERNDPVSSSSNNSSEEGPSSPESGSACPSSSTELTAEGSSTADINSDSSDTAEDTMEQE